From a region of the Macrobrachium nipponense isolate FS-2020 chromosome 20, ASM1510439v2, whole genome shotgun sequence genome:
- the LOC135220928 gene encoding uncharacterized protein LOC135220928 gives MNGIISHQNLGHQVGLGLADLVTKGSGACHLFVVSSGGNSILLDALRRFMQDHNRCFTIVTLNYNFEKSTSFVKETKLLKEVLMKSSCWSIVLDLTHEGSFVIRFLQSSSLSHHSAVPVIMVGPSSAIKTNLIGNDTFRNCLRALYLAVSDRVLKTMLAKPLFGKKDSHDSTSGQTIEASTAKIGYENEVLKVFQRCLFCEGGNAGLRLLYQWRFAEEPPQHVAFRDESRDFNGHQFNVVGLKRMPLVNLERKWEGPVGTVKPLDSVGIRMAEIFRQKFNFSYLLREPPDGNWGLLQPSGNFTGIVGTLQHERADFTFMLNSLPERMVAMDASRTYTDDPFIIISPMPAPLPRSLAIVRPFEGWLWACVIASCFFSGVILWLLQKGWAQISKEKGMGFAHSMIYVSRMLLEDPDSGRLESISSQMLIGWWSVGCLIILFSYQSGLIAHLTVVKNQRAIDSLEDILAREGWTWGRVEYTGATYIFLSENPSRVWQEIFAKMEVLPDEVQLDKVLQGGYSLISRKFWALPDILRIKRLGLPVHRGTTEYQVFNGYSWGFRKGFPVLSTLDKIQQRLLEAGLIDLWMDQITEIMARDPSSAKPVNLELRKRESLENQGSQDARVLTTEHLQGAFFLMFIGYGISVVAMSIELLHYATASTV, from the exons ATGAATGGCATCATTTCCCACCAGAATCTGGGGCATCAAGTAGGCCTAGGACTGGCAGATCTGGTAACTAAAGGAAGCGGCGCTTGTCATCTCTTCGTGGTCTCGTCAGGAGGTAACTCAATTTTGCTCGACGCATTAAGGAG GTTCATGCAGGATCACAACAGGTGTTTTACCATAGTAACCTTGAATTACAATTTCGAAAAATCCACCTCATTTGTAAAAGAGACAAAGCTACTGAAAGAGGTCCTTATGAAGTCTTCTTGTTGGTCAATCGTCTTAGACTTAACTCATGAAGGAAGCTTTGTCATCAG GTTCTTACAGTCTTCCTCCTTGTCGCACCACTCTGCTGTTCCTGTCATCATGGTGGGGCCAAGCAGCGCCATAAAAACCAACCTCATCGGCAATGACACTTTCAGGAACTGTCTCAGGGCCCTTTACCTGGCAGTAAGTGACCGTGTACTGAAGACAATGCTTGCAAAACCTCTTTTTGGGAAAAAAGACTCTCATGATTCCACCTCCGGCCAGACCATCGAGGCATCAACAGCGAAAATTGGCTACGAAAATG AAGTTCTGAAAGTGTTCCAGCGATGTCTGTTCTGTGAAGGCGGCAACGCTGGACTTCGACTGCTGTATCAGTGGCGCTTTGCAGAAGAACCTCCCCAGCACGTTGCCTTCCGAG ACGAATCCCGCGACTTCAACGGCCACCAGTTTAACGTCGTTGGCCTGAAGAGAATGCCCTTGGTGAACCTGGAGAGGAAGTGGGAAGGACCGGTGGGCACAGTGAAGCCTCTCGATTCGGTGGGCATTCGTATGGCTGAGATTTTTCGCCAGAAATTTAACTTCAG CTACCTTCTCAGAGAACCGCCGGATGGCAACTGGGGACTGTTGCAGCCGAGCGGAAATTTCACGGGGATCGTAGGCACACTTCAGCACGAAAGGGCAGACTTCACCTTCATGCTGAACTCTTTGCCTGAGAGAATGGTGGCTATGGATGCCTCACGAACATACACCGACGatccatttatcattatttctccTATGCCAGCACCTCTGCCCAGGTCCTTAGCCATCGTCAGGCCATTTGAAG GGTGGTTGTGGGCATGCGTCATAGCAAGTTGCTTCTTTTCTGGCGTCATCTTGTGGCTCCTGCAGAAAGGATGGGCTCAAATTTCGAAGGAAAAGGGGATGGGATTCGCTCACTCAATGATATACGTATCGAGGATGCTCCTTGAGGACCCGGACTCGGGAAGGTTGGAAAGCATTTCGAGTCAG ATGTTGATTGGCTGGTGGTCAGTTGGTTGTCTGATCATTCTCTTCTCGTATCAATCTGGCCTCATTGCTCATTTAACGGTGGTCAAGAACCAGAGGGCGATTGATTCTCTGGAGGATATCTTGGCCAGAGAGGGATGGACCTGGGGACGCGTGGAGTACACAGGGGCGACCTACATCTTCCTTTCAGAAAACCCAAGCCGAGTCTGGCAGGAAATATTCGCGAAAATGGAG GTTCTACCCGACGAAGTCCAGTTGGACAAGGTATTGCAAGGTGGTTACTCGCTGATATCCCGGAAATTCTGGGCCCTTCCTGATATCCTGAGAATAAAACGTCTGGGGCTACCGGTCCACAGAGGCACCACCGAATATCAAGTGTTTAACGGCTATTCTTGGGGCTTCAG gAAGGGATTCCCGGTACTGTCAACTCTCGACAAAATTCAACAGAGACTTCTCGAAGCAGGCCTCATTGACCTTTGGATGGATCAGATCACCGAAATCATGGCTCGCGACCCGAGCTCTGCCAAACCCGTCAATCTTGAGCTGAGGAAAAGGGAAAGCCTTGAAAACCAGGGGTCACAG gaCGCTCGTGTGCTGACCACGGAACATCTGCAAGGCGCCTTCTTTCTGATGTTCATAGGATACGGGATCTCCGTAGTTGCTATGTCCATAGAACTTCTTCACTATGCTACCGCTTCCACCGTCTAA